The Microcoleus sp. FACHB-831 genome segment CTGCTGGCTACGTCTGTGGTAGGTGGGTAGTGCGAATAAAGGTGGTAAATTGCTCTATAAGTTTGGGATTGCGCCAACCTTTTGCTGTCTCTTCGGCAATAATTTCTAGGGCTTCATCTGGGGTAAAAGCTCTTTTGTAGGGACGTTCGCTTGTTAGGGCGTCGTAGATATCAAGAATTTGAAATACTTGAGCCAAATAGGGAATTTCATCGCCAACTAAACCATCGGGATAACCCGTGCCATCCCAACGTTCGTGGTGATTGCGAATGATGGGGATAACTCCACGCATGGTGCGAAGCGGCTTGCAAATGTTTTCGCCTATGATGACGTGCTGCTTCATAATGTCCCACTCTTCGGGGGTCAATTTGCCTTTCTTTAGCAGAACGGAATCGGGAACGCCTACTTTGCCTATATCGTGGAGATGACCCCCCCACATCAAGTCGCGCACTTCATTGCGGGGAAGGTTTAGGAAATTACCGAATGCTGCACCTAATGTGACGAGTCTTTCGCAGTGGTCGCCAGTAGCGGGATCTCGGCTTTCGACCGTTCCGGCAATAGAAAACAAAACCTTTTCAGCATGGTCTAGGTCTTCATTGAGGCGCTTTTGGCGGATGAGGGAGCGGACTCTGGCGCTTAGTTCAAGGCGGTCGAAGGGTTTGGTAAGAAAGTCATCTCCACCAGCTTCAATGCCCATAATGCGCGATCGCCTGTCATTCAAAGCTGTTATAAAAACAACGGGTATCAGGCGCGTCTGTTCTTCTTGCTTCAGGCGACGGCACACTTCAAATCCATCCATCCCCGGCATCATCACGTCTAACAAAATCAAATCCGGGTTGCACTCTCCCACTCGCACCAATGCCGCTGAGCCGCTATCTGCTTCTAATACTTCGTATCCCTCGACTGACAGGAGTGCGACTGCTGTCATCCGACTGGAGGGATGATCGTCAACAACAAGCACCTTTGGCCGATCGGAATCAAGGAAGCTTGCTGACAAAGACTGCTGTGTTGAAGAATCGGATCCATTTAATGAATGTAGCATAATATAGCGCCGCAATTTGCTTCCAGTATGGTGTATGAGCGTAACCGCGAAATCAGTTTTTTCACGTAAAAATTTTTGCGAATAAGCTACTATGGCTATCTGAAGTTTTATTAATATTCTTGATGGTTGGCCTTACTCGGAGGGGCTGACTATAAATTACTTTATTTACTTACATAGATCGATTAATTTTAGTGGGTAGAGTTTAACCAGCGTCTTTTCCAATGGGAGCTAGGTTCTAGAGTACTGGCTTGTTGCTCAATTTGACGACGAAGCAAAATGGCGGCGGCTGAGTCGCACAAATTGCGATCGCGGTAGGGAATGGCAGCCTTTGTTTGTAAATGTTCTTCTTCTTGTTTAGAAAGTGGCGGTAAATCCTCTGTTGCGAAGCTTGCGACAGTTCCGGGCGATCGCCTACCTACTCGTGCGGAAGATGCAATTTTTAACCCAACTGCCCTAAGTGCTGTCCGCACGGCAGCGGCACACGAATATGTAGCCAGTCTACCATCTGGCTTGAGGCATTTTGCTACCTTATCCAGAAACTCGACTGTCCACAATTGCGGACATTTCCTGGGTGAAAAGGGGTCGAGAAAAATGGCATCTGCAAGGACGCCTGACTCAACTATTTGCCCAATTGTTGTTCTTGCATCACCGATGAGCAAAGTTGCTTGCAGTCTGTCTGTTTTAACTTGGTGAGATGTCGCCAAGGCTGTGACAATTTGGATGATATTTGGGTTCCAGATATTAAGTAGGCCGCCTTCGATCGCTGCTTTTGGCACATCGGAATCTAGTTCTAATCCTACCAACTCCACGCGGCAATTGGGATTAACTTGCCAAATATTTTCTAGTGCAGCAGCCGTGTTGTAGCCAAGTCCATAACAAACATCCAACACCCGCAAGGTGGGTTGCTGAGCTTTGTGTTGAATTTGCGCGGTGTCAACAAACTTAATCAGGCTTTCTGCACGCGCACCCCAATGGGTGTGAAATGACTCTCCAAACTCATTTGAGAATAAAGTGAATGAACCATCTGCTGTTAGTTGTGGTGTGAATTTATCCCATTTATTCATAATTAATTGCTAGTGGCGTAGCTTATTCCAAGAAGCGATCGCAATCTGTAACGATCAATTTTGATGTTCGCCACAATTATGTTTAGATAAAGAGTATTCAGCTCTGTTATATCGAGGCGAGTGGGGAAGCAGATGGGATTGACAATCAGCCTGTATGCATCCCTCAGACTTTACACTGTTTATGATTGCATATATCAAGCCAATGACCGATACACCGTTTGTAGTTTCCGCTGCTTGGCTTCACGAACACCTCAACGATTCGCAAGTGGTAATTGTTGATTGTCGCTTTTCCTTAGCAGATCCAGAATTGGGACGTAAGCAGTATCTCACCAACCACATTCAAGGCGCTCATTATTTAGATCTAAATAAAGACCTTTCGGCGACGGTGGGACGACATGGAGGACGGCATCCATTGCCTAACGCAAGTGAGTTAGCCAACAAGTTAGCAAATATAGGGATAAATTTCCAAGAAACCTTTGTTGTCGCTTACGATGATTCGCGATGTGCCTTTGCTGCGCGTTTGTGGTGGTTGCTACGCTACTTGGGACACGATCGCATCGCGATTTTAGATGGAGGCTTGACTGGCTGGCTGACCGCTGGGTATCCTGTGACTGAAGAAATACCTTCACCATCGCCAGGGTCATTTGTGCCCCAAGTGCGATCGCATCTTGTAGTTGATATTCAAACTGTAAAAGCCAGAAAAGACTTACCGGAAGTTTTACTGGTTGATTCGCGAGAGAGCGATCGCTACCGAGGCGAACGAGAACCCATCGATCCTATTGCTGGTCACATTCCAGGCGCGGTAAACTACCCCTGGCAAGAAGCTACTAACGAACGCGGCAACCTCCATAATGAATCCTTGCAACGTCAGCGGTGGGCAGACTTAAAGCCAGCAGACGAAATTATGGTTTATTGCGGTTCTGGTGTCACCGCTTGCGTCAACCTATTATCCTTGGAAATAGCAGGGATTGACACTGGCAAGCTTTATGCTGGAAGCTGGAGCGACTGGTGTTCCTATTTGGTAAGTGAGGAGAGCGATCGCTGAGCTATAAAATCATACCTTCACAAAACTTTCAGTTGCCAAAGCATAAACTCTCTCATATGATTGGTTTTACAGTAAAATGTCTATTCTAAATCCAAAATCTATAGGAGTCGTGGGTAACAAGTACAACAGTTAGTTAGTCCTCAACTGAGGTAAAGTTTATACGCACAGTTTTTTGCAGGCTTTGCCCAAAGTTTTTAAAATTGCGGCTTTTATTCCCCATTTTGCGCTATTGCCTCCCGGCTGCTAGCAGAACTATTGGGAGTAAAAATAAATTGGATATCAGCAATAAGTAGCATTAACCCTTATCCTGGTAATTGCTAAAATAAATTATTCCGAATAAATTTCTACAAATTTTAGGTCTTAGTTTCTATGGCTCCAATGAACCGTCTGTCTATTTTTGTAGACGGCAACAATATGTTCTACGCTCAACAAAAAAATGGCTGGTTTTTCGATCCCAGAAGAGTGTTGGAATACTTCAAAAAAGAACAAGACGATACGATGCTGATCAATGCCTTCTGGTACACCGGATTAAAAGATCCGCAAGATCAACGGGGCTTCCGAGACGCACTAATTAGCTTAGGTTACACCGTCCGCACTAAAATTCTTAAAGAATACTACGACGATAGTTCTGGTCGATACTCGCAAAAAGCAAATTTAGACATAGAAATAGTCGTAG includes the following:
- a CDS encoding two-component system response regulator, whose product is MSASFLDSDRPKVLVVDDHPSSRMTAVALLSVEGYEVLEADSGSAALVRVGECNPDLILLDVMMPGMDGFEVCRRLKQEEQTRLIPVVFITALNDRRSRIMGIEAGGDDFLTKPFDRLELSARVRSLIRQKRLNEDLDHAEKVLFSIAGTVESRDPATGDHCERLVTLGAAFGNFLNLPRNEVRDLMWGGHLHDIGKVGVPDSVLLKKGKLTPEEWDIMKQHVIIGENICKPLRTMRGVIPIIRNHHERWDGTGYPDGLVGDEIPYLAQVFQILDIYDALTSERPYKRAFTPDEALEIIAEETAKGWRNPKLIEQFTTFIRTTHLPQT
- a CDS encoding tRNA (5-methylaminomethyl-2-thiouridine)(34)-methyltransferase MnmD, which codes for MNKWDKFTPQLTADGSFTLFSNEFGESFHTHWGARAESLIKFVDTAQIQHKAQQPTLRVLDVCYGLGYNTAAALENIWQVNPNCRVELVGLELDSDVPKAAIEGGLLNIWNPNIIQIVTALATSHQVKTDRLQATLLIGDARTTIGQIVESGVLADAIFLDPFSPRKCPQLWTVEFLDKVAKCLKPDGRLATYSCAAAVRTALRAVGLKIASSARVGRRSPGTVASFATEDLPPLSKQEEEHLQTKAAIPYRDRNLCDSAAAILLRRQIEQQASTLEPSSHWKRRWLNSTH
- a CDS encoding sulfurtransferase; translated protein: MTDTPFVVSAAWLHEHLNDSQVVIVDCRFSLADPELGRKQYLTNHIQGAHYLDLNKDLSATVGRHGGRHPLPNASELANKLANIGINFQETFVVAYDDSRCAFAARLWWLLRYLGHDRIAILDGGLTGWLTAGYPVTEEIPSPSPGSFVPQVRSHLVVDIQTVKARKDLPEVLLVDSRESDRYRGEREPIDPIAGHIPGAVNYPWQEATNERGNLHNESLQRQRWADLKPADEIMVYCGSGVTACVNLLSLEIAGIDTGKLYAGSWSDWCSYLVSEESDR
- a CDS encoding NYN domain-containing protein, encoding MNRLSIFVDGNNMFYAQQKNGWFFDPRRVLEYFKKEQDDTMLINAFWYTGLKDPQDQRGFRDALISLGYTVRTKILKEYYDDSSGRYSQKANLDIEIVVDMFNTVDQYDRVILFSGDGDFERAIELLRSKSTHITVVSTEGMIARELRNATDRYIDLNDIREYIEKVEY